A region of the Oncorhynchus gorbuscha isolate QuinsamMale2020 ecotype Even-year linkage group LG02, OgorEven_v1.0, whole genome shotgun sequence genome:
TTGAAGCTCCTAAACTTCTCATAATCAAATGCTCTCACAGCATGGATCACCCCCGTGTCTCCACTGATGGATAAAAATGAGGACACCGGAACACCGTTCACATCACTGTGCAATAGAGAATAGACCACCGTGCcgttctgtctccagtctgggTCTCTGGCAGTAACAGAACACAAAGAGGAGCCAGGCGTGTTATTTTCAGTCACGTAGGCGCTGTAGGATTGTTCGTCAAACCTAGGAGGGTTGTCGTTCACGTCTGACACAGATACATGAATAGTCATTGAGGAGGATAAAGGTGGAGAACCCTCGTCAGTGGCAGTGATGGTTATGTTATAATCTGATATGATCTCACGGTCGAGTTCACTCGTTGTTACCAGAGAATAATAGTTTTTGATTGAGGGGTTTAATTTGAATGGAACATTTTGTTGAATGGAGCATCGGACCTGTTTATTCCCCTCAGAGTCTTTATCCTGAACGTTAATGATGCCCACCTCTGTTCCAGGTAACACATTCTCGGGAATTGGATTGGTCAGGGTTTTTATTAATATCACTGGTGCGTTGTCGTTTACGTCAGTAATATCTATCAGTACTTTTGTGTATGACACCAAACCTGCACCATCTTTGGCGAGGACGCGCAACTCATAAATGGGCTGCTTCTCATAATCTATCGGTCCAGACAGTATTATAACCCCAGTTTTACTATCGAGGTGAAACAAATTATTCAACTCCTCAGAAACTCGACCTAGATCATATGTTACCTCGCCATTTGCTCCCTCGTCTATATCAGTTGCGCGGACCGTATCTACTACAGTGCCCAACGGAGAATTTTCTGGTAGACTGACCTTATAAACGTCCTGGCTAAATACTGGAATATTGTCGTTAGCATCCAACACAGTGACGTGTATAACTACAGTACCAGATCTCTGTGGAGTCCCACCGTCAACCGCAGTAAGTAACAACGTCACCTCCTGCTTTTGTTCTCGGTCCAGCTCTTTCTCTAACACTAACTCACCGTATTTACCCCCATCTCGATTAGTATGAACATTCAAGACAAAATGGTCATTCCTTTGTAAAGAGTAGCTTTGAACTGCATTCTGACCTATATCTGCATCGTGGGCCTCATTAATGGGGAAACGTTCACCTTTACGAGCTGATTCCCTTATTTCCAATTTAATAACATCATCTGCAAACTGTGGTGAATTATCGTTCACATCCTGAATCTGAAGAGATATGCGATGCAATTCTAAAGGACTTTCAAGAACCATTTCATATTTGAGCCCACATGAAATCCTCGGACCGCAAAGCTGTTCCCTATCAATTCTTTCAGCGACAACAAGATCTCCCGAATTCAGGTTAATGTCACAGAAGTGTTTAGTTCCATCCTCTTCTAAACGAGCTTTTCGAGCCGACAGTCTCTTAGCATCCAAACCAAGATCCTTGGCTATATTTCCGACCACAGATCCGCGTTTCATCTCCTCTGGAATAGAATAGGTCATGTCGCCATTGCTGATGCGTATCAGAAATAGAACAAAAGCCAGATGGAGGACAAAAGCTGAAACTGTAAATCCAATGTAGCCCATTTTCGATGTAAAAAACGAAGATATTCCAATTACAAGGTGAAAAAGAGAATTATGCAATGTAGGCTACTACAAATATTGGCTAAGATAAATTACCCAACTGAAGAAATTAGGTCCTTTGGCCGACTGCTCCTCAGTGATAATGGCGCGGTAGGTTGTATCCGCCCTCTGAGTAATACATTAGCGGGTTGAGAAGTGTAGGCTGCCTAACTTTTCTTAGCTGGTGAACAGCGACATCCTGAGTCATTAAAAAAACAACACACAATAGTTTTCTATCTTATAATTATATATTCCTACAAATATGATGTAGCCTATACTTCAGTTAAATACTAAATAGTTAAACAGAAATATTGTAAAGTAATGCTTGTGTGATGTATGAACTCCTTTTCATGAATCGGAACAGTCCCATAAGGTAAAAGCATTGAGTTAACACTAGTCGCAAATTTCTCCTTTAAGCCAATTTAATGCACGGATTCCACTAGCTATCAACGTGTCCTCACTCAACAAACCAACATGTGGTGTTGTTCCGGTCTTCATTTGAGTTTGGCAGGACTTGAACTGATGTTAAAGTGAATGAAAAAAGTTTAGTCGCTGTCCACGTGCCTGGTGCTGAATTCAAGCGTTGCTGAATTATCAATGGGGATGTTTCAGAACGCGACAACGCAATAGGCTTACATCTCAATCTACTCCAATATATTTATTGTGAAATGAGAAATCAGAAAAATGAATAATAAAGTACCTATATGTCCATGTCAAGTTCTTATTTTTAAACGGATTTCATTTAAAAACTCAACATTGTCCTCCATTCAGGTGACTCTAAAACAGGGTAAGAAAATAGCTTAACCTACTGCATGTCAGAATTACTTTGGGCGAATACAACAACCAGACTTCCATAAAGACGAATAACAATTGCAGTGCCTGTTAAAGATATGAATCAGGATGCCAGAGACAAACTGTTTAAGCTTCTACCTAAATGATACTACTATCGATTTTTTTTTGTTGAACCTACATGGTGATGTAAAAAGACAAATCGAAAGATTTTGAGAATTGGTGTAGAGATCACAGCGATACACCAGCCTACTAAGAAATCCGGAAAAAATTATGCCTACACAGTACTAAATTTAAATAGGAAACCGAATGAAGTCTATAGGTTCTTTTGTTTGAATGTGTACTTCAAACTGTGAAAAACGAAGTGTAATTTAAACCAAAAAATAACATCCAACATCAGAACCTTGAGTATTTTTCCGATTACAGATCCGCGTTTCACCTGCTCTGGTATAGAATAGCTCACGTTTCCTTTGCTGGTGTGTATGAAGACAAGACAAAAAGAAAGACGAAAAGCTCTTTCAAAAAACGTACGGCCTTTGTAGACCATCTTCAATGTCTAATAGCAATTAAGGCCAATTGCCCACAATCAATAGCCAAACGGAAGAAAGATTACGTCTAACCGCTGTTCAGTGATCAATGGTAATGCGACCCGCTGTATGGAGCCTACTCCCCCGTAGTAGGTGGAGGTATATAGTTAACTGTACTTAGCTGGTGGAAAGCGACATCATGAGTCTATCAGAAAAACAGCATGCTCGTAGGCTAATATTGTTTTCCATGTGTCCTTCTTAGAATGTATCATATTCTCCAAACGCAGACGAAAACATGAAAGATATAGGCTTCAAATCAGTGGTAACCTCATCGTGACATGATCATGAGAAGACATGGATGAGGTACGCTATTAAGAGAAACGAACACAATATGCCTAAATAGTCACACAATAAGCCATTAGTAGACTAGTTGCAAACATGTATTTTTCCTGGATAATCAAATATTTCAACCATCATGAAAACTGTCGATTTCACTATGGATGTTTCGTTAGTCATCAAAATAACGCTAATTCTTTCGCATTCTATCTTTGAGTTTTCGACCGTTAGACTTCAGGAGACTAAAACAGTCACCTCGGTGTCCACTGGTCCGGTGCTGAAATGGAGGCGACTGCAAAAAAACGGTAGGCAATGGGGATTTTAATGCACAACGCCGAACACACATCCTAACAATATGTAATCAAGTTTCAAAATACATTCAAAACTCTTTCTAGGTCAATAAAATCCATTTATTATAAAATGCCTGATTCCTTTTCAAAAGTAGTCTAAACCATGTTTTCCTATCTCCATCAAGCTTTGTTGTCAACTCCAAGAGAACATCTGTGAAGAAACCATCACAGGCATGCTCAACTAAAAGCAACCGAAACCGCGTTGCTTGTTTTAATTATAGGAAACCAAAGCACAAACAAACAAGGAGCAAACTGCTTCCATCAAATCAAACCCGTAGTGAATTACTCctcaagagaagagaagaaacagCGAGCACCTTTAAAactcaaccaatcaatcaaaacAATGAGTGGATAAATTCCACATTGTACCCTACTAAGATGTTATCATCTAAAACGAGTATAGACCTATTGTTTCTATAGGATGGCAGAAGCCATTAAGGCCCAGAATGTATTTTCATCTTGCATAACCCATTCTCACATAATGAAACAACTCACATACAAACCGTGGTATCTCAGATGAGCGAAGGCTTACCTCATTAGCCTCTCCTGCAGTGTTGAGCGTGGTGATACTCCCTTCTAATAATGTATCTGGACATCTTGTTAGTGTCTGGTCAGCAGGCAGCGTGCTGTCATTGTAAGATCTGACAAACTTGAAGTCACTGGTGCGTGAGCCCGTTGTCAGGTATGCGTCATAGTTATAAGAACTGCGCAGAGTTCCAGCTCCATCCACCTCTGCATAGTTGGGAGGGAAATACGCGCTGGGAATGGCGACTGCTCCATCAAACAACATTCTAGGCTTTCTACTGCGGCAGAACCTCACGGCCAGGATGAGAATAATGAAAGTCAGGAAaaaggtggaaacagagaccagACTAATGATCAAATAGGAAGTTAGTTTGGAACTATCCTCATAAGTCATGTCTTTCAGTTCTGGAACCTCAGCCAAGTTATCTGATATGAGTAAATATACATCacaggttgtagagagagagggctgtccgTTATCTTTCACTGATATAACAAGGTTCTGCTTCATACTGTCAGATTCAGAAATGTCCCGTTGTGCCCTGATCTCTCCGCTGTGGATACCAACAGTGAAAAGTCCCGGATCAGTCGATTTCACGATGTGATATGACAGCCAAGCGTTCTGTCCAGAGTCAGCATCCACAGCTATCACCTTGGAAACCAGGGACTCCGCCAGAGCAGCTTTGGGGACCATCTCAGTCATCAAGGAGTTCCCTGCTGGAGTAGGGTATAATATCTGGGGAGAGTTATCATTCTCATCTGTTATGAAGACACTCACAGTCACGTTACTGCTGAGTGGAGGATAACCATTGTCTCTGGCTACAACGTGGACTTTAAAGCTCCTAAACTGCTCATAATCAAATGGTCTCACTGCGTGGATCACCCCTGTGTCTCCGTTAATGGATACAAATGAGGACACCGTAGCACCGTTGACCTCACTGGGCCATAGAGAATAGACCACCGTGCcgttctgtctccagtctgggTCTCTGGCGGTAACAGAACACATAGATGAGCCCGGCTTGTTATTTTCAGTCACGTAGGCTTTGTAGGATTGTTTGTCAAACACAGGTTGGTTGTCATTCACATCAGAAACAATTAACGTAATAGTTTGAAATGAGGACAGTGGAGGATGTCCTTCATCGGTTGCAATAAGAGTGATGTTGTATTCTGACTGTGTCTCACGATCCAATTCCACAGCAGTTATTAGGGAAAGGTGTTTTTTGATTGACGGGGACAATTTGAAGTATGTGTTCTGCTCAATAGAACATCTTACTTTGCCATTGGACTCAGAATCTCTGTCCTGTACATAAATGAAGGCGACCTCTGTACCGGTTGGTGAGTTTTCTGGCAATGGTGATTTGAATGACTTAATAAGTATGACTGGGGCGTTGTCATTAATATCAGCGACGTCGACAATTACTTTACATGAAGCAGCCTGACCTGCTCCATCTTTAGCTTTAACTCGCAGTTCAAATGACGACGTATCTTCAAAATCTATCATTGATTTTATTTTAATCTCTCCACTTCTTGGATCAATAGAGAAAGTATTTTTTGTTTTGATAGAAATATGACTAAATTCATATGTAACGTGTCCATTCGCCCCTTCATCTGCATCGCTGGCCCTGACAGTGACCACGGCAGTACCCAATGGAGCGTTTTCAGGGACACTCACCTTATAAATAGACTGCGTAAATACAGGGACATTATCATTAGCATCTAGTACCCGGACCTGTATAACCACTGTGCCAGATTTCTGTGGCTTTCCGCCATCATAAGCTGTCAGAATAAGTGATAGTTCGTCCTGTTTTTCGCGGTCTAGTTCATGCTCTAGTACAATCTCTGCATATTTACCCGTATCAGCACTTGTGTGAACAGACAAGGTGAAATGTTCATTTGCCGATAGAGTATAACCCTGAACTGAATTGACTCCCGTATCTGTGTCGAGGGCCTCATCAATGGAAAATCGCTCTCCTTTATTGGCCGATTCTCGGATCTCTAATTTGATTACTTCATTGGGAAATGTTGGGAAATTGTCGTTAACATCTTCGATTTCAAGTGTGACACGGTGCAACTCTAGAGGGTTTTCCAAAAAGAAGTCAAAATGCAAAGCACACGACGGCCTTTGTCCGCAcagctcctctctgtccatccGCTCGTTCACAATCAAATCTCCAGTCTTCTGGTTAATGTCGCAGTATGGTGTACTACCTTCGAATTCGATCCTTGGTCTTCTGGTGGACAGTGTTTTTACATCGATGCCCAAATCCTGAGAAAATCTCCCAACCACAGAACCTCGTTTAATTTCTTCTGCAATGGAATAGCGAATATCCCCGACACACTGATGGACGGTCAATAATAGGAAGACAAAGGTGGTCCATCGCCCTCGCCTCAATATGGAACCTCTTTTATATTCCATAATAAAATTCAGATTAATCAAATGATCCCAAACCTCTTAGTATAGGCTATATATACAAAAACGTCTGCAAATATGACCTCTACCTTGGTAAGGGTATCCAACGCGAAAGGCTTTAAGCAAGAAAGCAGTCACCACACAAAATATAACGACGAATTGGGGGCATGAGTGGGTGGGTTTCGATCTGTAGTTTTGCTTTTGTAAGGCAACAGCGACCCGCTGTGTTACATATCAACATTGACTAAATAAAGGAACGATTTCATTACCAGTATAGGACATCGGATGCCTAGCCATGCTGTAGGCTAATGTGTAATATGCATAATCAAATTAACACTATGTGAAGCTAAATTGATCTAATCATCATATTCTTAAGCCTATAAGAAGTCCCATGGTGATGTCATGATGAATACAGACATGCTGTAAACAGAAAACAACAGGGAC
Encoded here:
- the LOC124008017 gene encoding protocadherin beta-16-like isoform X49 — protein: MGYIGFTVSAFVLHLAFVLFLIRISNGDMTYSIPEEMKRGSVVGNIAKDLGLDAKRLSARKARLEEDGTKHFCDINLNSGDLVVAERIDREQLCGPRISCGLKYEMVLESPLELHRISLQIQDVNDNSPQFADDVIKLEIRESARKGERFPINEAHDADIGQNAVQSYSLQRNDHFVLNVHTNRDGGKYGELVLEKELDREQKQEVTLLLTAVDGGTPQRSGTVVIHVTVLDANDNIPVFSQDVYKVSLPENSPLGTVVDTVRATDIDEGANGEVTYDLGRVSEELNNLFHLDSKTGVIILSGPIDYEKQPIYELRVLAKDGAGLVSYTKVLIDITDVNDNAPVILIKTLTNPIPENVLPGTEVGIINVQDKDSEGNKQVRCSIQQNVPFKLNPSIKNYYSLVTTSELDREIISDYNITITATDEGSPPLSSSMTIHVSVSDVNDNPPRFDEQSYSAYVTENNTPGSSLCSVTARDPDWRQNGTVVYSLLHSDVNGVPVSSFLSISGDTGVIHAVRAFDYEKFRSFKVHVVARDNGSPPLSSNVTVSVFITDENDNSPQILYPAPAGNSLMTEMVPKAALSGSLVSKVIAVDADSGQNAWLSYHIVKSIDSGLFTIGLHSGEIRAERDISESDSMKQNLVISVKDNGQPSLSTTCDVYLLISDNLAEVPELKDMTYEDSSKLTSYLIIGLVSVSTFFLTFIILILAVRFCRSRKPRMLFDGAVAIPSAYFPPNYAEVDGAGTLRSSYNYDAYLTTGSRTSDFKFVRSYNDSTLPVDVTLKKNLNEPLGENIITFNTLGECEQKPPNNDWRFTQQGQRPGPSGAGPHPEGAGGAIVGTGPWPNPPTEAEQLQALMAAANEVSEATATLGPRYNAQFPMQHVPDYRQNVYIPGSTATLTANPQQMMSQPALQGPPQAMPQVDVPNAAQTPASKKKSTKKDKK
- the LOC124008017 gene encoding protocadherin beta-16-like isoform X34, whose product is MGYIGFTVSAFVLHLAFVLFLIRISNGDMTYSIPEEMKRGSVVGNIAKDLGLDAKRLSARKARLEEDGTKHFCDINLNSGDLVVAERIDREQLCGPRISCGLKYEMVLESPLELHRISLQIQDVNDNSPQFADDVIKLEIRESARKGERFPINEAHDADIGQNAVQSYSLQRNDHFVLNVHTNRDGGKYGELVLEKELDREQKQEVTLLLTAVDGGTPQRSGTVVIHVTVLDANDNIPVFSQDVYKVSLPENSPLGTVVDTVRATDIDEGANGEVTYDLGRVSEELNNLFHLDSKTGVIILSGPIDYEKQPIYELRVLAKDGAGLVSYTKVLIDITDVNDNAPVILIKTLTNPIPENVLPGTEVGIINVQDKDSEGNKQVRCSIQQNVPFKLNPSIKNYYSLVTTSELDREIISDYNITITATDEGSPPLSSSMTIHVSVSDVNDNPPRFDEQSYSAYVTENNTPGSSLCSVTARDPDWRQNGTVVYSLLHSDVNGVPVSSFLSISGDTGVIHAVRAFDYEKFRSFKVHVVARDNGSPPLSSNVTVSVFITDENDNSPQILYPAPAGNSLMTEMVPKAALSGSLVSKVIAVDADSGQNAWLSYHIVKSIDSGLFTIGLHSGEIRAERDISESDSMKQNLVISVKDNGQPSLSTTCDVYLLISDNLAEVPELKDMTYEDSSKLTSYLIIGLVSVSTFFLTFIILILAVRFCRSRKPRMLFDGAVAIPSAYFPPNYAEVDGAGTLRSSYNYDAYLTTGSRTSDFKFVRSYNDSTLPVDVTLKKNLNEPLGENIITFNTLGECEQKPPNNDWRFTQQGQRPGPSGTYRYSTSTQQRWTPYGKARAGPHPEGAGGAIVGTGPWPNPPTEAEQLQALMAAANEVSEATATLGPRYNAQFPMQHVPDYRQNVYIPGSTATLTANPQQMMSQPALQGPPQAMPQVDVPNAAQTPASKKKSTKKDKK
- the LOC124008017 gene encoding protocadherin beta-16-like isoform X16, translated to MGYIGFTVSAFVLHLAFVLFLIRISNGDMTYSIPEEMKRGSVVGNIAKDLGLDAKRLSARKARLEEDGTKHFCDINLNSGDLVVAERIDREQLCGPRISCGLKYEMVLESPLELHRISLQIQDVNDNSPQFADDVIKLEIRESARKGERFPINEAHDADIGQNAVQSYSLQRNDHFVLNVHTNRDGGKYGELVLEKELDREQKQEVTLLLTAVDGGTPQRSGTVVIHVTVLDANDNIPVFSQDVYKVSLPENSPLGTVVDTVRATDIDEGANGEVTYDLGRVSEELNNLFHLDSKTGVIILSGPIDYEKQPIYELRVLAKDGAGLVSYTKVLIDITDVNDNAPVILIKTLTNPIPENVLPGTEVGIINVQDKDSEGNKQVRCSIQQNVPFKLNPSIKNYYSLVTTSELDREIISDYNITITATDEGSPPLSSSMTIHVSVSDVNDNPPRFDEQSYSAYVTENNTPGSSLCSVTARDPDWRQNGTVVYSLLHSDVNGVPVSSFLSISGDTGVIHAVRAFDYEKFRSFKVHVVARDNGSPPLSSNVTVSVFITDENDNSPQILYPAPAGNSLMTEMVPKAALSGSLVSKVIAVDADSGQNAWLSYHIVKSIDSGLFTIGLHSGEIRAERDISESDSMKQNLVISVKDNGQPSLSTTCDVYLLISDNLAEVPELKDMTYEDSSKLTSYLIIGLVSVSTFFLTFIILILAVRFCRSRKPRMLFDGAVAIPSAYFPPNYAEVDGAGTLRSSYNYDAYLTTGSRTSDFKFVRSYNDSTLPVDVTLKKNLNEPLGENIITFNTLGECEQKPPNNDWRFTQQGQRPGPSGQYRLVPHYSTQRSNNTGTTDRQNNGTYRYSTSTQQRWTPYGKARAGPHPEGAGGAIVGTGPWPNPPTEAEQLQALMAAANEVSEATATLGPRYNAQFPMQHVPDYRQNVYIPGSTATLTANPQQMMSQPALQGPPQAMPQVDVPNAAQTPASKKKSTKKDKK